Proteins encoded by one window of Vitis vinifera cultivar Pinot Noir 40024 chromosome 10, ASM3070453v1:
- the LOC100250388 gene encoding NAC domain-containing protein 73 isoform X1, producing the protein MSACCCNSVYFGEVEEPGEEIPVWDGHRGSTTGMTWCNDSDDERAIQIISTSCEDKSVIDAKADDILPTLTCPSCGHQIEFQDQAGIHDLPGLPAGVKFDPTDQEILEHLEAKVLSDTHKTHPLIDEFIPTLEGENGICYTHPEKLPGVSKDGLIRHFFHRPSKAYTTGTRKRRKVHTNEDGGETRWHKTGKTRPVFVGGAVKGFKKILVLYTNYGRQRKPEKTNWVMHQYHLGNNEEEKDGELVVSKVFYQTQPRQCGLSIKDSLDNKSNSRSAHDGPIIKSAALVEYYHPSFISYDQVSHNRESPPQLIPNLVVQGDGSSFIRLAADASKGNLRGNRDGRADI; encoded by the exons atgtctgCCTGTTGCTGTAATTCAGTCTATTTTGGAGAAGTGGAGGAGCCAGGAGAGGAAATTCCCGTCTGGGATGGGCATAGAGGCTCAACAACAGGGATGACATGGTGTAATGACTCAGACGATGAAAGAGCTATTCAAATAATCTCAACCTCCTGTGAAGATAAGAGTGTCATCGATGCAAAGGCTGATGACATACTTCCGACACTAACATGCCCTTCATGTGGCCATCAAATAGAATTCCAAGATCAG GCCGGGATTCATGATTTACCGGGACTGCCTGCGGGAGTGAAGTTCGATCCGACAGACCAAGAGATTCTTGAACACTTAGAGGCAAAGGTGCTGTCTGATACACATAAGACACATCCCCTAATTGATGAATTTATCCCTACACTGGAGGGAGAGAATGGAATTTGCTACACTCACCCGGAGAAACTACCAG GAGTAAGCAAAGATGGTTTAATTCGTCACTTCTTTCATCGACCTTCAAAGGCATACACAACTGGGACgaggaaaagaagaaaggtGCATACCAATGAAGACGGAGGCGAGACAAGATGGCACAAAACAGGCAAGACTAGACCAGTTTTTGTTGGTGGGGCAGTGAAGGGATTCAAAAAGATACTGGTGCTCTATACCAACTATGGAAGGCAAAGGAAGCCGGAGAAGACAAACTGGGTAATGCACCAGTACCATCTTGGCAAtaatgaagaagagaaagatGGAGAGTTAGTGGTTTCAAAGGTTTTCTACCAAACACAGCCTAGACAATGTGGTTTGAGCATTAAGGATTCACTTGATAACAAATCAAATAGTCGAAGTGCGCATGATGGTCCGATAATAAAAAGCGCTGCATTGGTAGAATATTATCATCCATCTTTTATCTCTTATGACCAAGTAAGCCATAATAGAGAAAGCCCACCTCAGCTGATTCCCAACTTGGTAGTCCAAGGCGACGGGTCTTCCTTCATTCGACTAGCTGCTGATGCAAGCAAAGGAAACTTGAGAGGAAATAGAGATGGAAGAGCTGATATATAG
- the LOC100257282 gene encoding uncharacterized protein LOC100257282, with product MMRLFNRGKEPSDVSPQALPTYSSPSSSSAAPVTGPARPIRLVYLDEKGKFRMDPEAVATLQLVKEPIGVVSVCGRARQGKSYILNQLLGRSSGFQVASTHRPCTKGLWLWSTPLKRTALDGTEYNLILLDSEGIDAYDQTGTYSTQIFSLAVLLSSMFIYNQMGGIDETALDRLSLVTQMTKHIRVRASGGRTTPSELGQFSPIFVWLLRDFYLDLVEDNRRITPRDYLELALRPVQGGGRDLAAKNEIRDSIRALFPDRECFTLVRPLNNENDLQRLDQISLDKLRPEFKSGLDALTKFVFERTRPKQLGATVMTGPILVGITDAYLNALNNGAVPTISSSWQSVEEAECRRAYDSATEIYMSAFDRTKPPEEVSLRESHDEAKQKSLAAFNASAVGAGPTRQKYENLLQNFFRKAFEDYKRTAFMEADLQCSNAIQSMEKKLRAACHASDAKIDNVLKVLDNLLSEYEASSHGPGKWRKLSIFLQQSLEGPILDLAKKLIDQIGSEKSSLMLKCRSIEDKMGLVSKQLEASEKYKSEYLKRYEDAINDKKKLADDYMSRITNLQSKGSSLEERCSSLSKTLDSARQESLEWKRKYEQVLGKQKAEEDTANAEIAILKSRSSAADARLAAAREQAQSAQEEAEEWKRKYDIAVREAKTALEKAAIVQERTTKQTQLREDALRAEFSDSLADKEKEIKDKAAKIEYAEQCMTTLNLELKAAESKMKSYDVEISSLKLEIKELGEKLEAVNAKAQSFEREARMLEQEKIHLEQKYRSEFDRFEEVQERCKIAEKEAKRATELADKARAEAVSAQKEKNEIHRLAMERLAQIERAERHIENLERQKTDLADEVQSLRVSEVEALSKVTLLEGMVEEREKEIESLMKSNNEQRASTVQVLEGLLESERAARAEANNRAEALSVQLQSTQGKLDLLQQQLTSVRLNETALDGKLKSASHGKRSRVDDFDLGIESVQDMDVNERITRGNKRSRSTTSPLKFTQSEDGGSIFKANEDNNSQQTNPEDYTKFTVQKLKQELTKHNYGAELLQLRNPNKRDILALYEKHVLQKS from the exons ATGATGCGATTATTTAACAGAGGAAAAGAACCCTCCGATGTTTCGCCCCAGGCCCTTCCTACCTACTCCTCCCCGTCGTCGTCTTCGGCAGCGCCTGTCACCGGCCCTGCCAGGCCAATCCGCCTCGTCTACTTAGATGAGAAAGGCAAGTTTCGGATGGATCCGGAGGCCGTCGCCACGCTTCAGCTCGTCAAGGAACCCATCGGCGTTGTCTCCGTTTGCGGTCGCGCTCGCCAGGGCAAGAGCTATATCTTGAATCAG CTTCTTGGGAGGAGTAGTGGGTTTCAAGTTGCATCAACTCATCGGCCATGTACCAAAGGGCTTTGGTTGTGGAGCACACCCTTAAAGAGAACTGCTCTTGATGGAACTGAATATAATCTTATACTATTGGACAGTGAAGGAATTGATGCTTATGATCAAACG GGAACATACAGCACACAGATTTTCTCCTTGGCTGTCCTTTTATCTAGTATGTTCATATACAACCAG ATGGGTGGTATTGACGAAACCGCACTTGACCGCCTCTCTCTTGTCACCCAAATGACTAAGCATATACGTGTTAGAGCTTCTGGGGGGAGGACTACACCTTCTGAGCTTGGGCAGTTCTCTCCGATCTTTGTTTGGCTTCTAAGG GACTTTTATTTGGACTTAGTTGAAGATAATAGGAGAATAACGCCCCGTGACTACCTAGAGCTTGCTTTGAGGCCGGTTCAAGGTGGTGGGAGAGATTTAGCTGCCAAAAATGAG ATCCGGGATTCCATTCGAGCTCTTTTTCCAGACAGAGAATGTTTCACCCTTGTGCGGCCTCTGAATAATGAAAATGATCTCCAGCGACTAGATCAGATTTCG TTGGACAAACTAAGGCCAGAGTTCAAATCTGGTCTGGATGCATTGACAAAGTTTGTTTTTGAGAGGACTAGACCGAAGCAATTAGGGGCTACAGTAATGACTGGGCCCATACTTGTTGGTATTACAGATGCTTATCTGAATGCTCTAAATAATGGTGCAGTGCCTACAATATCCTCCTCATGGCAG AGTGTTGAAGAAGCAGAGTGCCGAAGAGCTTATGATTCAGCAACTGAAATTTATATGTCTGCTTTTGACCGAACAAAGCCTcctgaggaa GTATCGCTAAGAGAATCGCATGATGAAGCAAAGCAAAAATCACTGGCTGCATTTAATGCTAGTGCAGTAGGAGCTGGTCCAACGAGGCAGAAATATGAGAATCTTCTCCAGAACTTCTTTAGAAAGGCATTTGAG GATTATAAAAGGACTGCATTTATGGAGGCAGACTTACAATGTTCAAATGCAATACAGAGCATGGAAAAGAAGTTGAGAGCTGCTTGTCATGCTTCTGATGCAAAAATAGACAATGTCCTTAAG GTGCTTGATAATCTTCTTTCCGAGTATGAAGCATCATCTCATGGTCCAGGAAAATGGAGGAAACTGTCCATATTCTTACAGCAAAG TTTGGAAGGTCCAATACTTGACCTGGCCAAGAAGCTAATAGATCAAATTGGATCAGAGAAGAGTTCCCTCATGTTAAAATGCCGTTCAATTGAAGATAAGATGGGATTAGTCAGCAAGCAACTAGAAGCAAGTGAGAAGTATAAATCTGAGTATTTGAAACGCTATGAGGATGCTATCAATGACAAGAAGAAACTTGCTGATGACTATATGAGCCGCATAACTAATTTGCAGAGTAAAGGCAGCTCACTGGAGGAAAGATGTTCCAGCTTGTCGAAAACATTGGATTCTGCCAGGCAGGAATCATtagaatggaaaagaaaatatgaacaGGTTTTAGGAAAGCAAAAGGCTGAAGAAGACACGGCCAATGCAGAAATAGCAATTCTCAAGTCCAGGAGCAGTGCTGCTGATGCTAGGCTGGCTGCTGCTAGGGAACAAGCTCAGTCTGCCCAAGAAGAGGCAGAGGAGTGGAAAAGAAAGTATGATATTGCAGTTAGAGAAGCAAAAACTGCCCTAGAGAAGGCTGCAATTGTGCAAGAACGAACAACTAAGCAAACACAGCTGAGAGAAGATGCTTTGAGGGCAGAATTCTCTGACAGTTTGGCTGATAAG gaaaaagaaataaaggatAAGGCAGCAAAGATTGAATATGCTGAGCAATGTATGACAACTCTGAATCTAGAGTTGAAG GCTGCTGAGTCAAAAATGAAGAGCTATGATGTGGAAATCTCATCCTTGAAGCTTGAAATCAAGGAATTGGGTGAGAAGTTAGAGGCTGTAAACGCAAAGGCACAATCTTTTGAGAGAGAAGCTAGAATGCTAGAACAGGAGAAAATCCATCTGGAGCAGAAGTACCGTTCTGAGTTTGACAGATTTGAGGAAGTTCAGGAAAGGTGTaaaattgctgaaaaagaaGCCAAGAGAGCAACTGAATTGGCTGATAAAGCGAGAGCAGAAGCAGTGTCTgctcaaaaggaaaagaatgagaTTCATCGGTTAGCTATGGAAAGATTGGCCCAAATTGAGAGGGCTGAGAGGCATATTGAAAATTTGGAGAGACAGAAAACTGACCTGGCAGATGAAGTGCAGAGTTTGCGAGTATCTGAAGTGGAAGCCCTTTCCAAAGTCACGTTGCTGGAGGGAATGGTTGAAGAAAGGGAGAAAGAAATAGAGTCACTAATGAAATCAAACAATGAACAGAGGGCAAGTACAGTTCAAGTCCTTGAAGGCCTTCTGGAGAGTGAGCGTGCAGCACGTGCAGAAGCAAACAACAGGGCAGAAGCTCTTTCTGTTCAACTACAATCCACACAAGGAAAACTTGATTTACTTCAGCAACAATTAACATCGGTTCGTCTGAATGAAACAGCATTGGATGGTAAGCTCAAGAGTGCTTCCCATGGGAAACGTTCGAGAGTAGATGACTTTGACCTGGGTATTGAATCTGTTCAAGATATGGATGTTAATGAAAGAATAACAAGAGGAAATAAGAGGTCTAGGAGCACAACTAGCCCTCTGAAGTTCACGCAGTCAGAAGATGGTGGTTCAATATTCAAGGCCAATGAGGACAACAACAGCCAACAGACGAACCCAGAGGACTATACAAAATTCACTGTGCAGAAACTTAAGCAAGAACTCACAAAACATAATTATGGGGCTGAGCTGCTTCAGCTGAGGAATCCCAACAAGAGAGACATCCTTGCTTTGTATGAGAAACACGTGCTTCAAAAGTCATAA
- the LOC100250388 gene encoding NAC domain-containing protein 73 isoform X2 codes for MTWCNDSDDERAIQIISTSCEDKSVIDAKADDILPTLTCPSCGHQIEFQDQAGIHDLPGLPAGVKFDPTDQEILEHLEAKVLSDTHKTHPLIDEFIPTLEGENGICYTHPEKLPGVSKDGLIRHFFHRPSKAYTTGTRKRRKVHTNEDGGETRWHKTGKTRPVFVGGAVKGFKKILVLYTNYGRQRKPEKTNWVMHQYHLGNNEEEKDGELVVSKVFYQTQPRQCGLSIKDSLDNKSNSRSAHDGPIIKSAALVEYYHPSFISYDQVSHNRESPPQLIPNLVVQGDGSSFIRLAADASKGNLRGNRDGRADI; via the exons ATGACATGGTGTAATGACTCAGACGATGAAAGAGCTATTCAAATAATCTCAACCTCCTGTGAAGATAAGAGTGTCATCGATGCAAAGGCTGATGACATACTTCCGACACTAACATGCCCTTCATGTGGCCATCAAATAGAATTCCAAGATCAG GCCGGGATTCATGATTTACCGGGACTGCCTGCGGGAGTGAAGTTCGATCCGACAGACCAAGAGATTCTTGAACACTTAGAGGCAAAGGTGCTGTCTGATACACATAAGACACATCCCCTAATTGATGAATTTATCCCTACACTGGAGGGAGAGAATGGAATTTGCTACACTCACCCGGAGAAACTACCAG GAGTAAGCAAAGATGGTTTAATTCGTCACTTCTTTCATCGACCTTCAAAGGCATACACAACTGGGACgaggaaaagaagaaaggtGCATACCAATGAAGACGGAGGCGAGACAAGATGGCACAAAACAGGCAAGACTAGACCAGTTTTTGTTGGTGGGGCAGTGAAGGGATTCAAAAAGATACTGGTGCTCTATACCAACTATGGAAGGCAAAGGAAGCCGGAGAAGACAAACTGGGTAATGCACCAGTACCATCTTGGCAAtaatgaagaagagaaagatGGAGAGTTAGTGGTTTCAAAGGTTTTCTACCAAACACAGCCTAGACAATGTGGTTTGAGCATTAAGGATTCACTTGATAACAAATCAAATAGTCGAAGTGCGCATGATGGTCCGATAATAAAAAGCGCTGCATTGGTAGAATATTATCATCCATCTTTTATCTCTTATGACCAAGTAAGCCATAATAGAGAAAGCCCACCTCAGCTGATTCCCAACTTGGTAGTCCAAGGCGACGGGTCTTCCTTCATTCGACTAGCTGCTGATGCAAGCAAAGGAAACTTGAGAGGAAATAGAGATGGAAGAGCTGATATATAG